ACTTTTGTAAATCTTCTCCGCAACATTTTATTTTCTCACTTATATCTGCATTTTCTGAGCTTTCCCAACTATTCTTCACTACTGGTAGCATAATCGTTCCATCAGCCACGCATTTTCAAACCGGAAGTGCTTGTTCCCCTGACCCATACTCCGTGCTTTTAGATCTAGATGAACGGGACTGAGATCCGAAGGGGACCCTTCCGTATTATATAACTTAGCTATAGGGAATAAATTCAGCCACCCAGTATTAACCAACGCTCTGTCCAACCTTGCTTCCATCCAGTTATCAGAATTCCTTCCTTTTTCCCAAGTGAACTGATATCCTTCAAGAGACATGTCTGTTAAGCCAGCATCCAATATTGATTCTGTAAAACCCTCGATAAGGTAATTTGGATATTGTGCTCCTCCCCGCTTATCATTATGAGATAGAGTATTATTTAAATCTCCTATCGTGCACCACGGTAAGTTAGAGTCACGAGCTAAGTTTCTTAACAGGTCCCATGTTTTCCTTCTATGGTTCCTGTTTGGCTCCCCGTAAAAGCCTGTGAGTCTCCAGGGACTCATACAATTCACTCTTGTCTCCACGTCTATGTGATTATTTGACATGCTCCGTAAGCTTGCTTGATTCTCCTCCCTCCACAATAGAGCCA
The sequence above is drawn from the Apium graveolens cultivar Ventura chromosome 2, ASM990537v1, whole genome shotgun sequence genome and encodes:
- the LOC141690730 gene encoding uncharacterized protein LOC141690730; translation: MEWIRNLLGYEGMIVVEPQGRSGGLALLWREENQASLRSMSNNHIDVETRVNCMSPWRLTGFYGEPNRNHRRKTWDLLRNLARDSNLPWCTIGDLNNTLSHNDKRGGAQYPNYLIEGFTESILDAGLTDMSLEGYQFTWEKGRNSDNWMEARLDRALVNTGWLNLFPIAKLYNTEGSPSDLSPVHLDLKARSMGQGNKHFRFENAWLMERLCYQ